A stretch of the Archangium violaceum genome encodes the following:
- a CDS encoding M16 family metallopeptidase → MRTNPLMPLAGRAVLLALVLLSTVSLARGRARARARGAVEAAPTLRPTVEKLPDGSELVLALRPQAAWASLHYVVRTGSRNDPGGKEGLAHLLEHLIFHGTFDVRGDDFQQAVKAAGGRFNGLTSAHSTTYVLEAPAESFLPLAEQLVRIVTSPKLDPRQMQREVEIIGTESQYFGQGPGFHEHLEDTLFAGPGSRSILGTQQTLNGITREDLSGFYTRHYLPANTSIVVTGGVKREEVLGMLERSVRLPPSRPGEYKPAQVPPPLLPIEQTTRAYFSLIAYGYAVAPRDQGTCPRAAALLKLRLLRSLHIEEPMAMGMEVQCMTLRGNTFLMALAFSASINSSTLPDRMQLAFAGLATEPPTAAEEKLVDRHIQREYAQREEDDLGRGTQLAREVAQPRSGPLNPARLLIPPTRLPRGAVRDFARRTFVPDRQVVVNFSPFAG, encoded by the coding sequence GTGCGCACGAACCCGCTGATGCCCCTCGCGGGCCGGGCCGTGCTGCTGGCCCTGGTGCTCCTCTCCACCGTGTCCCTGGCCCGTGGCCGGGCCCGAGCCCGGGCCCGTGGCGCGGTGGAGGCCGCCCCGACGCTGCGTCCGACGGTGGAGAAGCTCCCCGATGGGAGCGAGCTGGTGCTCGCGCTGCGTCCCCAGGCGGCGTGGGCCTCGCTGCACTACGTGGTGCGCACCGGCTCGCGCAACGACCCCGGGGGCAAGGAAGGGCTGGCGCATCTGCTCGAGCACCTCATCTTCCACGGCACCTTCGACGTGCGGGGCGATGACTTCCAGCAGGCGGTGAAGGCCGCGGGCGGTAGATTCAATGGCCTCACCAGCGCCCACTCCACCACCTACGTGTTGGAGGCTCCGGCGGAGTCCTTCCTGCCACTGGCCGAGCAGCTCGTGCGCATCGTCACCAGCCCCAAGCTCGACCCGCGGCAGATGCAGCGCGAGGTGGAAATCATTGGCACCGAGAGCCAGTACTTCGGCCAGGGCCCGGGCTTCCACGAGCACCTGGAGGACACGCTCTTCGCGGGGCCGGGCTCGCGTTCCATCCTCGGCACCCAGCAGACGCTCAACGGCATCACCCGCGAGGACCTGTCGGGCTTCTACACGCGGCACTACCTCCCGGCCAACACCAGCATCGTCGTCACGGGCGGGGTGAAGCGCGAGGAGGTGCTCGGGATGCTGGAGCGCTCCGTGCGGCTGCCCCCCTCGCGGCCCGGAGAGTACAAGCCCGCGCAGGTGCCGCCGCCGCTGCTGCCCATCGAGCAGACCACGCGCGCCTACTTCAGCCTCATCGCGTATGGGTACGCGGTGGCGCCGAGGGACCAGGGCACGTGCCCGCGCGCGGCGGCCCTGCTGAAGTTGCGGCTGCTGCGCTCGCTGCACATCGAGGAGCCGATGGCGATGGGCATGGAGGTGCAGTGCATGACGCTGCGGGGGAACACCTTCCTGATGGCGCTCGCCTTCAGTGCCTCCATCAACTCGAGCACGCTGCCGGACCGGATGCAGCTGGCCTTCGCGGGGCTGGCGACGGAGCCCCCGACGGCCGCGGAGGAGAAGCTGGTGGACCGGCACATCCAGCGGGAGTACGCGCAGCGCGAGGAGGATGACCTGGGGCGGGGAACCCAGCTGGCGCGCGAGGTGGCCCAGCCGCGCTCGGGCCCCCTGAATCCAGCACGGCTGTTGATTCCTCCCACGCGCCTACCTCGAGGGGCCGTGCGGGACTTCGCGCGCCGCACCTTCGTCCCCGACCGGCAGGTGGTGGTGAACTTCTCGCCCTTCGCCGGCTGA
- a CDS encoding cytochrome P450, whose translation MPPPQLPPGPRQLKPLQTFRFLKNATAFLSECRSRYGDPFTAALPVGDVVVTGDPEGVRDIFSADPALFEPLGHLILAPAVGDNSLLLMGGQRHKRERKLLMPPFHGERMRAYGLLMRDITLRAAEGLRPGSTLRAQDVTQAISLDVIIRAVFGIEEPERMRRFREALSVYMESYTPLLMAAKPLRRSFGGLGPWARFQRHVAELDRMLSEELATRRGHEEGHEDILSLLLGARDEEGQPMTDAELKDELRTLLLAGHETTAIGLAWALHHLHHHPDTLERLLKELAPLGAVPEPEALAKLPYLGAVCDESLRLHPIIPVVGRRTVAPFTLRGRELPAGTGIMAAICVVHRDPVLYPEPERFRPERFLERKFSPFEYLPFGGGARRCIGAAFALYEMRIALGTLLAAHRFALASGEQERPVRRNVTHAPENGAELVYQGPRHGALA comes from the coding sequence ATGCCCCCCCCACAGCTGCCGCCCGGGCCCCGCCAGCTCAAGCCCCTGCAGACGTTCCGCTTCCTCAAGAACGCCACGGCCTTCCTCTCCGAGTGCCGCTCGCGCTACGGGGACCCCTTCACCGCGGCGCTGCCGGTGGGCGACGTGGTCGTCACGGGGGACCCCGAGGGCGTCCGGGACATCTTCAGCGCGGACCCGGCCCTCTTCGAGCCGCTGGGCCACCTGATTCTGGCGCCGGCCGTGGGGGACAACTCGCTGCTGTTGATGGGAGGGCAGCGCCACAAGCGCGAGCGCAAGCTGCTCATGCCGCCCTTCCACGGCGAGCGCATGCGCGCCTACGGACTGTTGATGCGGGACATCACCCTGCGCGCGGCCGAGGGCCTGCGGCCGGGAAGCACCCTCCGCGCCCAGGACGTCACCCAGGCCATCTCCCTGGACGTCATCATCCGCGCCGTCTTCGGCATCGAGGAGCCGGAGCGCATGCGGCGCTTCCGCGAGGCCCTGTCGGTCTACATGGAGTCCTATACGCCCCTGCTGATGGCGGCGAAGCCCCTGCGGCGCTCCTTCGGCGGCCTGGGTCCCTGGGCGCGCTTCCAGCGCCACGTGGCGGAGCTGGACCGGATGCTCTCCGAGGAGCTCGCCACGCGGCGCGGGCACGAGGAGGGGCACGAGGACATCCTCAGCCTGCTGCTCGGCGCGCGGGACGAGGAAGGCCAGCCCATGACGGACGCGGAGCTCAAGGACGAGCTGCGCACGCTGCTGCTCGCGGGCCACGAGACCACGGCCATCGGCCTGGCCTGGGCGCTCCACCACCTGCACCACCACCCCGACACGCTCGAGCGGCTGCTGAAGGAGCTGGCCCCCCTGGGAGCGGTGCCCGAGCCGGAGGCGCTCGCGAAGCTGCCCTACCTGGGCGCGGTGTGCGACGAGTCGCTGCGCCTGCACCCCATCATCCCCGTGGTGGGCCGCCGCACCGTGGCGCCCTTCACCCTGCGTGGACGTGAGCTGCCCGCGGGCACCGGCATCATGGCCGCCATCTGCGTCGTGCACCGGGATCCGGTGCTCTACCCCGAGCCCGAGCGCTTCCGGCCGGAGCGCTTCCTGGAGCGCAAGTTCTCGCCCTTCGAGTACCTGCCCTTCGGTGGTGGGGCGCGGCGCTGCATCGGCGCGGCCTTCGCCCTGTACGAAATGCGCATCGCCCTGGGCACGCTGCTGGCGGCGCACCGCTTCGCGCTCGCGAGCGGCGAGCAGGAGCGTCCGGTGCGCCGCAACGTCACGCACGCCCCCGAGAACGGCGCGGAGCTGGTGTATCAGGGGCCGCGGCACGGAGCCCTCGCATGA
- a CDS encoding AAA family ATPase — MISPSRLHALSAFLPGSLVRALLEDDARPREGAWREQQGAVLFADLTGFTALAEAMEKSGPSGAERLRGILDACFSRLIDTLTVHGGDVLRFAGDALVALWPADPSGGLSRAVRLAARGAQVAQALIDGSEPVDGVRLRLKVGIGAGTVRLSDVGGEKGRWEFLASGEPLLEMTQAEQAAQPGEIILGPRAWLLLEGAQAEPRGTAGWKLVEMEPVPLPEVRPLEPGPELEPALLAYLPLVVAHRLEAGHGQWLSEFRTVTVLFINLGAREFAAGQKPEELQRALRTLQSVLFRYEGSANQVVVDDKGVVVVAAFGLPPHSHEDDAARAVQTALDLRVALREQGVRHSMGLATGRVFCGTTGGATRREYVMVGHTVNLAARLMQAAADDVLCDATTLRLVSSRLRFETLAPLRMKGITHPVPVFRPEESTREAEASTRDTRVVGRQEERTRLASGVRALAERGVGATVLLEGEAGIGKSVLVGEVLERARTAGLSTALGAGTSMEHASAYRAWRPVLSRLLGLEGLPDEAARTALLMERLRARPERDAWAPLLNGVLPVEVPENEVVRSMSASLRGANTRELLVQLLDECTAERPRVVVLEDAHWLDSSSWELAQAVQRRVKRLLLVLSLRPLGESVPPEYRALRDAPGTVHLPLERMPHEEVLTLVRQRLGVRHLPAQVGTFIRDRAEGHPFFSEELACALRDAGYLVIERDECRLVARSVEKMGLDLPGTIQGLLTSRIDRLTQQQQLTLKVASVLGRTFSFELLRAVHPVEQDKATLPEQLAALEQLGLVQREEDSMGGAVYAFKHVLVQEAAYHLMAFSQRRELHRAVALLHEREQEERGEPLQPLLAHHWRLAEEPGRALEHLEQAAEAAFSRGAHAETIALLKRALELSTNGSEPVDALRSARWNARLGNAYYILGETEHSRNHCDNALRLLGLSRPSTPWGWGGRLAWELMRHASHMTLGRWLPEPATPEERERLAIAASIFSTLSEQSFFADRMLEHMTSNFVAVNNAEAARDYASATLAYNAVGYMVGLGRMHGLADRYFRRASIKQDTRPPITDIVHGAYQLTFGRWEEGLDQVETGVAAAGRSNDRSTLCMGLEVLGMGLEMAREPGAAQYVRESMLRVANEASNAVNMMWALTEMAPTLLLLARLDEAVERLREAEFLLPWADPLAVARYHCNSALVARRTGEHARVIVHAREALRMLSKRPLVVWSDLTSLTALVQACLELWEEKRGTGTPLEAESRALAAESLRALRKASRLYPTALSRAARLEGTQAWLEGRTERAQSLWLRAIDHARTYRMPTDEGLAHYELARTARAPGGTRAIHQSRAVLIFERLGATGALQTVETLS; from the coding sequence ATGATTTCCCCTTCGAGGCTGCACGCACTGTCGGCGTTCCTGCCCGGCTCGCTGGTGCGTGCCCTCCTGGAGGATGACGCGCGCCCGCGAGAAGGGGCCTGGCGCGAGCAGCAGGGCGCGGTCCTCTTCGCCGACCTGACGGGTTTCACCGCCCTGGCCGAGGCGATGGAGAAGAGCGGCCCGTCCGGCGCCGAGCGCCTGCGCGGCATTCTCGACGCGTGCTTCTCACGGCTCATCGACACCCTGACCGTCCACGGCGGTGACGTGCTGCGCTTCGCCGGGGACGCGCTGGTGGCGCTGTGGCCGGCGGATCCGAGCGGAGGGCTGTCACGCGCGGTGCGTCTGGCGGCCCGTGGCGCCCAGGTGGCGCAGGCCCTCATCGACGGCAGCGAGCCGGTGGACGGAGTACGGCTGCGGCTGAAGGTGGGCATCGGCGCGGGCACGGTGCGGCTCTCCGACGTGGGCGGAGAGAAGGGACGCTGGGAGTTCCTCGCCTCGGGCGAGCCGCTGCTGGAGATGACGCAGGCGGAGCAGGCGGCGCAACCGGGGGAGATCATCCTCGGCCCGCGCGCCTGGCTCTTGTTGGAGGGCGCCCAGGCGGAGCCCCGGGGGACGGCGGGCTGGAAGCTGGTGGAGATGGAGCCCGTGCCGCTGCCGGAGGTGCGCCCGCTGGAGCCGGGGCCGGAGCTGGAGCCGGCGCTGCTTGCCTACCTGCCGCTGGTGGTGGCGCACCGGCTGGAGGCCGGGCATGGCCAGTGGCTGTCCGAGTTCCGCACCGTCACGGTGCTGTTCATCAACCTGGGCGCGCGGGAGTTCGCCGCGGGCCAGAAGCCCGAGGAGTTGCAGCGCGCGCTGCGCACCCTCCAGTCGGTGCTGTTCCGCTACGAGGGCAGCGCCAACCAGGTGGTGGTGGACGACAAGGGCGTGGTGGTGGTGGCGGCCTTCGGGCTGCCGCCGCATTCGCACGAGGACGACGCGGCGCGGGCGGTGCAGACGGCGCTCGACCTGCGGGTGGCGTTGAGGGAGCAGGGCGTGCGCCACAGCATGGGTCTGGCCACCGGGCGCGTCTTCTGCGGCACCACGGGCGGGGCCACGCGGCGCGAGTACGTGATGGTGGGCCATACGGTGAACCTGGCCGCGCGGCTGATGCAGGCGGCGGCGGACGACGTGCTCTGCGACGCCACCACGCTGAGACTGGTCTCCTCGCGGCTGCGCTTCGAGACACTCGCGCCGCTGCGGATGAAGGGGATCACACACCCGGTGCCGGTGTTCCGCCCCGAGGAGAGCACCCGGGAAGCGGAGGCGTCCACGCGGGACACGCGGGTGGTGGGACGCCAGGAGGAGCGCACGCGGCTGGCCTCGGGGGTGCGGGCGCTGGCGGAGCGGGGCGTGGGCGCCACCGTGTTGCTCGAGGGCGAGGCTGGCATCGGCAAGTCCGTGCTGGTGGGCGAGGTGCTGGAGCGGGCCCGGACCGCGGGCCTCTCCACGGCGCTGGGAGCGGGCACGTCGATGGAGCACGCCTCGGCCTACCGCGCGTGGCGCCCCGTGCTCTCGCGCCTGCTGGGGCTGGAGGGGTTGCCGGACGAGGCCGCCCGCACCGCGCTCCTGATGGAGCGGCTGCGCGCGAGGCCCGAGCGCGATGCCTGGGCGCCACTCCTCAACGGGGTGCTGCCGGTGGAGGTGCCGGAGAACGAGGTGGTGCGGAGCATGTCCGCCAGCCTGCGCGGCGCCAACACGCGCGAGCTGCTGGTACAACTGCTCGACGAGTGCACCGCGGAGCGTCCGCGGGTGGTGGTGCTCGAGGACGCGCACTGGCTGGACTCCTCCTCCTGGGAGCTGGCGCAGGCGGTGCAGCGGCGGGTGAAGCGGCTGCTGCTGGTGCTCTCCCTGCGGCCTCTGGGCGAGAGCGTCCCGCCCGAGTACCGCGCCCTGCGCGACGCGCCCGGCACGGTGCACCTGCCGCTCGAGCGGATGCCCCACGAGGAGGTGCTGACCCTGGTGCGCCAGCGGCTCGGCGTGCGCCACCTTCCCGCCCAGGTGGGCACCTTCATCCGCGACCGTGCCGAGGGCCACCCCTTCTTCAGCGAGGAGCTGGCGTGTGCCCTGCGCGACGCGGGCTACCTCGTCATCGAGCGCGACGAGTGCCGGCTGGTGGCGCGCTCGGTGGAGAAGATGGGGTTGGATCTGCCCGGCACCATCCAGGGCCTGCTCACCAGCCGTATCGACCGCCTCACGCAGCAGCAGCAGCTCACCTTGAAGGTGGCCAGCGTGCTCGGCCGCACCTTCTCCTTCGAGCTGCTGCGGGCCGTACACCCGGTGGAGCAGGACAAGGCCACGCTGCCCGAGCAGCTCGCCGCGCTGGAGCAACTGGGCCTGGTGCAGCGCGAGGAGGACTCCATGGGCGGCGCGGTGTATGCCTTCAAGCACGTGCTCGTGCAGGAAGCGGCGTACCACCTGATGGCCTTCTCCCAGCGCCGGGAGCTGCACCGGGCGGTGGCGCTCCTCCACGAGCGCGAGCAGGAGGAGCGGGGCGAGCCCCTGCAGCCCCTGCTGGCGCACCACTGGCGGCTGGCGGAGGAGCCCGGGCGGGCGCTGGAGCACCTGGAGCAGGCCGCGGAGGCCGCCTTCTCGCGCGGGGCACATGCCGAGACCATCGCCCTGCTCAAGCGGGCCCTGGAGCTGTCCACGAATGGCTCCGAGCCGGTGGACGCGTTGCGCAGCGCCCGCTGGAACGCGCGGCTCGGCAACGCGTACTACATCCTCGGTGAAACGGAGCACAGCCGGAATCACTGTGACAACGCCTTGAGGCTGCTGGGCCTGTCGCGGCCTTCCACGCCGTGGGGCTGGGGTGGCCGGCTGGCGTGGGAGTTGATGCGGCACGCCTCGCACATGACGCTGGGGCGCTGGCTGCCGGAGCCGGCTACGCCCGAGGAGCGGGAGCGGCTCGCGATCGCCGCGAGCATCTTCAGCACGCTCTCCGAGCAGAGCTTCTTCGCGGACCGGATGCTCGAGCACATGACGTCCAACTTCGTCGCCGTCAACAACGCGGAGGCGGCGCGCGACTACGCGTCGGCGACGCTCGCCTACAACGCGGTGGGGTACATGGTGGGCCTGGGCCGGATGCATGGGCTGGCGGACCGGTACTTTCGCCGGGCCAGCATCAAACAAGACACCCGGCCGCCCATCACCGACATCGTCCATGGCGCCTACCAATTGACCTTCGGGCGCTGGGAGGAAGGTCTGGACCAGGTGGAGACGGGCGTCGCCGCGGCCGGCCGCAGCAACGATCGCTCCACCCTGTGCATGGGCCTGGAGGTGCTGGGCATGGGGCTGGAGATGGCGCGCGAGCCGGGCGCCGCGCAGTACGTGCGCGAGTCCATGCTGCGGGTGGCGAACGAGGCCTCCAACGCCGTCAACATGATGTGGGCCCTCACGGAGATGGCGCCCACGCTGCTGCTGCTCGCGAGGCTGGACGAGGCGGTGGAGCGGCTGCGCGAGGCGGAGTTCCTGCTGCCGTGGGCGGATCCGCTCGCCGTGGCGCGCTATCACTGCAACTCGGCGCTCGTGGCCCGGCGCACGGGCGAGCACGCCCGCGTCATCGTCCATGCGCGCGAGGCCCTGCGCATGCTGAGCAAGCGCCCGCTGGTGGTGTGGTCCGACCTCACTTCCCTGACGGCGTTGGTCCAGGCGTGCCTGGAGCTCTGGGAGGAGAAGCGAGGCACGGGAACTCCCCTGGAGGCCGAGTCCCGGGCCCTGGCCGCCGAGTCCCTCCGAGCGCTGCGCAAGGCGAGCCGGCTCTACCCCACCGCGCTCAGCCGCGCCGCGCGCCTGGAGGGGACACAAGCATGGCTGGAGGGCCGCACCGAGCGTGCCCAGTCCCTGTGGCTGCGCGCCATCGACCACGCGCGCACCTACCGCATGCCCACCGATGAGGGACTGGCCCATTACGAGCTGGCCCGCACCGCCCGCGCCCCCGGCGGCACCCGCGCCATCCACCAGTCCCGGGCCGTCCTCATCTTCGAGCGACTGGGAGCCACGGGCGCACTGCAGACCGTCGAGACGTTGTCCTGA
- a CDS encoding reverse transcriptase family protein, whose protein sequence is MTAKLETFVPAAAPVVVPAPAPVPASANVVAQREVSQREEQARLARWKAIEEAGGQEAWVEAELKAKGLAPEHEDPSGLSEKEKAAWKEKKKAEAAERRALKRLAWEAWRTAHINHLGAGVHWEEAGGPDKFDLKDREERAKANGLPELESAQTLAKALGLSVARLRWFSYHREVDTGTHYRSWEIPKRDGGKRTITSPKKELKQAQRWVLANVIERLPVHGAAHGFVAGRSIVTNALAHKGADVVVKMDIKDFFPSVTWQRVKGLLRKGGLAEGSATLLALMATEAPREVVQFRGKTLYVAKGPRALPQGAPTSPGITNALCLRLDKRLSALSRRLGFTYTRYADDMTFSWRRSRGKTEAPVAVLIARVEKVLEAEGFRVHPDKTRVMRPGNRQVVTGLVVNEAPKGQPGARVPREVLRQLRAALHNREKGKQGKEGETLEQLKGMAAFIHMTDPAKGRALLERLAALEKREA, encoded by the coding sequence ATGACCGCGAAGCTCGAGACGTTCGTCCCCGCAGCGGCCCCCGTGGTGGTGCCCGCCCCCGCCCCTGTTCCCGCCTCCGCCAACGTGGTGGCCCAACGCGAGGTGAGCCAGCGCGAGGAGCAGGCACGGCTGGCTCGCTGGAAGGCGATTGAAGAGGCCGGCGGCCAGGAGGCGTGGGTCGAGGCCGAGCTGAAGGCCAAGGGGCTCGCGCCCGAGCACGAGGATCCGAGCGGCCTCTCCGAGAAGGAGAAGGCGGCCTGGAAGGAGAAGAAGAAGGCAGAGGCCGCCGAGCGCCGCGCGTTGAAGCGCCTGGCGTGGGAGGCGTGGCGCACCGCGCACATCAACCACCTGGGCGCGGGGGTGCACTGGGAGGAGGCGGGAGGCCCGGACAAGTTCGACCTGAAGGACCGCGAGGAGCGGGCGAAGGCGAACGGATTGCCGGAGCTGGAGTCGGCCCAGACGCTGGCGAAGGCGCTGGGGCTGAGCGTGGCGAGGCTGCGCTGGTTCAGCTACCACCGGGAGGTGGACACGGGGACGCACTACCGCAGCTGGGAGATTCCCAAGCGGGACGGTGGGAAGCGGACCATCACCTCGCCGAAGAAGGAGCTGAAGCAGGCGCAGCGATGGGTGCTGGCGAACGTCATCGAGCGGCTGCCGGTGCACGGAGCAGCGCACGGCTTCGTGGCGGGGCGCTCCATCGTCACCAACGCGCTGGCGCACAAGGGCGCGGACGTGGTGGTGAAGATGGACATCAAGGACTTCTTCCCGTCGGTGACGTGGCAGCGGGTGAAGGGCCTGTTGCGCAAGGGAGGGCTGGCGGAGGGCTCGGCGACGCTGCTGGCGCTGATGGCCACGGAGGCGCCGCGCGAGGTGGTGCAGTTCCGCGGGAAGACGCTGTACGTGGCGAAGGGGCCGCGCGCGCTGCCGCAAGGGGCGCCGACGTCACCGGGAATCACCAACGCGCTGTGCCTGCGTCTGGACAAGCGGCTGTCGGCGCTGTCGAGGCGGTTGGGCTTCACGTACACGCGCTACGCGGACGACATGACGTTCTCCTGGCGCAGGAGCCGGGGGAAGACGGAAGCGCCAGTGGCGGTGCTGATCGCCCGGGTGGAGAAGGTGCTGGAGGCGGAGGGCTTCCGGGTGCACCCGGACAAGACGCGAGTGATGCGTCCGGGGAACCGGCAGGTGGTGACGGGACTGGTGGTGAACGAGGCCCCGAAGGGCCAGCCCGGAGCGCGAGTGCCGCGCGAGGTGCTGCGCCAGTTGCGAGCGGCGCTGCACAACCGGGAGAAGGGCAAGCAAGGCAAGGAAGGCGAGACGCTCGAGCAGCTCAAGGGCATGGCCGCCTTCATCCACATGACGGATCCGGCGAAGGGCCGCGCGTTGCTGGAGCGGCTCGCCGCGCTGGAGAAGCGCGAGGCGTAA
- a CDS encoding oxygenase MpaB family protein yields MPSSLWTHDFMDEMRTRMDPLADAVIERLFTEGKVDAVNRLMRTLVENDDLPSSQLPPYVRDYLARTRASVPRLDSEKLRQGQELFDLFGPEVMMILGFYSLPAAYAARKGVQVLYRTGFLQKRPVRRVFETAQMVVDVMTEGGLEPDGRGVCTTQKVRLMHAAVRYMIRHDTRHPWDARELGEPINQEDLAGTLMTFAFVVLEGMKALHIELTPEQQEAWLYAWTAVGRIIGVDERLIPANVDEARQLTRLIRQRQVAYSEEGVAMTAELIEGMQALTPDILDGLPASMIHFFLDQDQWQGLNVADMLKVPKPDWTAIIPQAVKYVGELTDWVGDNTFVAAKLLRFISKDIVEGMLLVERGGQRTPFYIPEHLQDRWRIKAGTRAANARRRSETEAALLSAAAAQHRTSEQNDSSKKVV; encoded by the coding sequence ATGCCGTCGAGTCTCTGGACCCATGACTTCATGGACGAGATGCGGACGAGGATGGATCCACTCGCCGATGCAGTGATCGAAAGACTGTTCACTGAAGGAAAGGTGGACGCGGTCAACCGGCTGATGAGGACCCTCGTCGAGAACGATGATCTGCCATCCAGCCAGCTGCCACCCTATGTAAGGGATTACCTCGCGCGCACGCGGGCGTCCGTGCCGAGGTTGGATTCAGAGAAGCTGCGCCAGGGCCAGGAGCTCTTCGACCTCTTCGGCCCCGAGGTGATGATGATCCTCGGCTTCTACTCGCTGCCGGCGGCGTACGCGGCGCGCAAGGGTGTCCAGGTGCTCTACCGCACCGGATTCCTGCAGAAGCGTCCCGTGCGGCGCGTCTTCGAGACGGCCCAGATGGTCGTGGATGTAATGACCGAGGGCGGCCTCGAGCCCGACGGACGAGGCGTGTGCACCACGCAGAAGGTGCGGCTGATGCATGCGGCCGTCCGCTACATGATCCGCCACGACACGCGCCACCCCTGGGACGCGCGGGAGCTGGGCGAGCCCATCAACCAGGAGGACCTGGCCGGCACGCTGATGACCTTCGCCTTCGTGGTGCTCGAGGGGATGAAGGCCCTCCACATCGAGCTCACGCCGGAGCAGCAGGAGGCGTGGCTCTACGCGTGGACGGCCGTGGGGCGCATCATCGGCGTGGACGAGCGGCTGATTCCGGCCAACGTGGACGAGGCGCGCCAGCTCACCCGGCTCATCCGCCAGCGGCAGGTGGCGTACTCGGAGGAGGGCGTGGCCATGACGGCCGAGCTCATCGAGGGCATGCAGGCACTCACGCCGGACATCCTGGATGGGCTGCCGGCGAGCATGATCCACTTCTTCCTGGACCAGGACCAGTGGCAGGGGCTGAACGTGGCGGACATGCTGAAGGTGCCCAAGCCGGACTGGACGGCCATCATTCCCCAGGCCGTGAAGTACGTGGGCGAGCTCACGGACTGGGTGGGTGACAACACCTTCGTCGCGGCGAAGCTGCTGCGCTTCATCAGCAAGGACATCGTCGAGGGGATGCTGCTCGTGGAACGCGGAGGCCAGCGCACGCCCTTCTACATCCCGGAGCACCTGCAGGACCGGTGGCGCATCAAGGCGGGCACCCGCGCCGCGAACGCCCGGCGCAGGAGCGAGACCGAGGCGGCGCTCCTATCGGCGGCGGCCGCCCAGCACCGGACTTCCGAGCAGAACGACTCCAGCAAGAAGGTGGTCTGA
- a CDS encoding insulinase family protein: protein MRSTRLALSFSASVALLLLAPSVLAAPFEVETSRASPHHPLLVLAPREAKRSTLTIVFNVGAADDGMVNGLTRISQHALLHANARGSYASLYTALYGAAATLEMRTGLHESRFTLTASPEDFDALARTLLTTVLSPKLDPRRYEAALERAENDAQPLDPDVWLELLLVRAMLEEETRYRDPHLGSVSDAQGMPLNAVREHLSKMLAPCNATVIATGRFDAKALRKLVSGFRGGTVLERKRPTFKLPYKRRTPASREVQVLAYPLRIQTARDAAAARVLATLLEERLFQRFRNAGVGYSFASEPVFTASLDALALILPAAERSGIDLGPFLREEVRAVSEGQLEPGAFERHQKANLIRLRLADREPLEVAEALRTARERPAWYGPELPAALESLTPEALREVASAWLREESSIQIHFLTVMEGR, encoded by the coding sequence ATGCGCTCCACACGTCTCGCGCTCTCCTTCTCCGCCTCGGTGGCCCTCCTGCTGCTCGCGCCCTCGGTGCTCGCCGCGCCCTTCGAGGTGGAGACGTCCCGCGCCTCGCCCCACCACCCGCTGCTGGTGCTCGCCCCGCGCGAGGCGAAGCGCTCCACGCTCACCATCGTCTTCAACGTGGGCGCCGCGGATGACGGCATGGTCAACGGGCTGACGCGCATCTCCCAGCACGCGCTGCTGCACGCCAACGCGCGCGGCAGCTACGCGTCCCTGTACACCGCGCTCTACGGTGCCGCCGCGACGCTCGAGATGCGCACCGGGCTGCACGAGAGCCGCTTCACCCTCACCGCCTCGCCCGAGGACTTCGACGCGCTCGCCCGCACGCTCCTCACCACCGTGCTCTCGCCGAAGCTCGACCCGCGGCGCTACGAGGCGGCGCTGGAGCGGGCCGAGAACGACGCGCAGCCGCTCGACCCGGATGTCTGGCTGGAATTGCTGCTGGTGCGCGCGATGCTCGAGGAGGAGACGCGTTACAGGGATCCGCACCTCGGCTCCGTGTCCGACGCCCAGGGCATGCCGCTGAACGCGGTGCGCGAGCACCTCTCCAAGATGCTGGCGCCGTGCAACGCCACCGTCATCGCCACCGGGCGCTTCGACGCCAAGGCCCTGCGCAAGCTGGTGTCGGGCTTCCGCGGCGGCACCGTCCTCGAGCGCAAGCGTCCCACGTTCAAGCTGCCCTACAAGCGCCGAACGCCCGCCTCGCGCGAGGTGCAGGTGCTCGCCTATCCCCTCCGTATCCAGACGGCTCGCGACGCGGCGGCGGCGCGGGTGCTCGCGACATTGCTGGAGGAGCGGCTCTTCCAGCGCTTCCGCAACGCCGGGGTGGGCTACAGCTTCGCCTCCGAGCCCGTCTTCACCGCCTCGCTCGACGCGCTCGCGCTCATCCTCCCGGCCGCGGAGCGCTCGGGCATCGACCTGGGCCCCTTCCTGCGCGAGGAGGTGCGCGCGGTGAGCGAGGGCCAGCTCGAGCCCGGCGCCTTCGAGCGCCACCAGAAGGCCAACCTCATCCGGCTGCGCCTGGCCGATCGCGAACCGCTCGAGGTGGCCGAGGCGCTGAGGACCGCCCGCGAGCGGCCGGCCTGGTACGGCCCGGAGCTGCCCGCGGCACTCGAGTCCCTCACCCCCGAGGCCCTGCGCGAGGTGGCCTCCGCCTGGCTGCGCGAGGAGTCCTCCATTCAAATCCACTTCCTCACCGTCATGGAGGGCCGCTAG